In Nomascus leucogenys isolate Asia chromosome 6, Asia_NLE_v1, whole genome shotgun sequence, one DNA window encodes the following:
- the C6H15orf65 gene encoding uncharacterized protein C15orf65 homolog: MTDRDRDKKSTSPSNSYTEMKSEQLPPCVNPGNPVFSCMLDPKTLQTATSLSKPQMIMYKTNSSHYGEFLPIPQFFPCNYTPKEQVFSSHIRATGFYQNNTLNTAPDRTRTLDFPNIQHTL; encoded by the exons ATGACAGACCGCGACCGA GATAAGAAAAGTACTTCACCTTCAAATTCATACACAGAAATGAAATCTGAACAACTGCCTCCTTGTGTGAACCCTGGCAATCCTGTGTTTTCATGTATGTTGGATCCAAAGACACTCCAGACAGCCACCTCACTATCAAAACCTCAAATGATTATGTATAAAACCAATTCAAGTCATTATGGTGAATTTCTACCTATTCCACAGTTTTTCCCCTGCAATTATACTCCAAAGGAGCAAGTATTTTCAAGCCATATCAGAGCaactggattttatcaaaataacACTCTAAATACTGCACCTGACAGAACCAGAACTCTTGATTTTCCTAATATTCAACACACTCtatga